The genomic stretch CGCGACCGGGGCGACCATGTCGAAATCGGCGCGGGAACCCGTCAGCGCGCGGTGGAAAAGGACCCGGTCACCGCCCGGAAGCTGCCGCTGCTCGCCGCGGCGCTGCCCCATGTCGGCCACCATCAGACCCGCAATCGCGGCACCATCGGCGGCAGCATCGCGCTGGGCGACGCCAGCGCCGAAATCCCGCTGGTCGCGCTCGTGCTGAACGCCACGTTCGTCATCCACGGCAGGAACGGCCGGCGCGAGGCCCCGGCGAAGGGGTTCTTCGAAGGGCCGATGATGACGGCGCTGGCGCCCGACGAGATCCTCGCCGCGATCCGCTTTCCGGTCTGGAGCGGCGTCACCGGCTGCGGCTTCCATGAAATCGCGCCCCGCAGGGGCGATTACGCGCTGGTCAGCGCCGCGGCCCAAATCGCGCTGGATGCCGACGGGATCTGTACAAGGGCGGCGGTCGGGGTTGGCGGATGCGCGCCGACGCCGTTGCGGTTGCCGGCGGTCGAAGACGCCCTTGTCGGCAAGCGGCTGACAGACGCACCGATCGCCGAAGCCGTCGCCTCGGTTCCGGGCCTGATCGACCCGGAAAGCAGCACCCATGCCAGCGACGCCTACCGCCGCCGCGCCGCGCCGCACCTGGTCCAGCGGGCGCTGCGGGACGCCCTGGCGGCGGCGGCCGCATGACCGCCCCCATCGATATCGAATTCACCGTGAACGGCAGGCCGGTCCGCCTGTCATTGCCGCCGCGCATGACGCTGATCGACTGCCTGCGCGACGAACTGGGCCTGACCGGCAGCCATATCGGCTGCGAACACGGGGTCTGCGGCGCCTGCTCGGTCATGCTGGACGGGGTCCCGGTCCGGTCCTGCCTGATCTTCGCGGTGCAGGTGGACGGATCGTCGGTCACCACGGTGGAAGGCCTCGTCCGGCCCGATGGCGGGCTGAGCCCGCTGCAGGAAGCTTTCCGGGACTGCCACGCCATGCAGTGCGGTTACTGCACGCCGGGCATGCTGATCGCGGCGCAGGGGTTGCTGGACGAAAACCCGGACCCGAGCGACGCGGATATCCGCGAGGCGATAAGCAGCAACCTGTGCCGCTGCACCGGCTACCAGCAGATCGTCGAGGCGGTCCGGCTGGCGGCGACGCGGCGGAACGCGGGGGCGGACAATGGCTGACGACAGCCCGACCGCCAACTACCGCTATATCTCGCGTCCCCGGCGCACAAGGGAAGATCGCCGCTTCGTCACCGGGCGCGGCGCCTTCGTGCAGGATGTGCGGCACCCGGATACGAAACACGTCGCGCTGGTCTCCAGCCCCTATCCGCGCGCCCGAATCCTGTCGATCGATACCGGCGCCGCGCTGGCCATGGACGGGGTGCTGGACGTGATCACCGGCGCGGAGCTGGCGGCGCACACCGACCGCCTGTATCACGGGGTCGACCTGCCGGGGGTCCGCTGGCATCCGCTGGCGCTGGACATGACGCGCTATGCCGGGGAATGGGTCGCCGCCGTCGTCGCCGATTCGCGCTATATCGCCGAGGACGCCGCCGAACTGGTCGCGGTCGAATACGAACCGCTGGACGCCGCCATCGGGATCGAGCGGGTGATGCAGCCGGACGCGCCGCTGGTGCACCCGGATCACGGCTCCAACATCCTGCTGAAGAAGACCTTCACCTGGGGGCCGGTGGCGGATGATTTCGGCGCCGCCGAACACACCATCAGCTACCGGGCGCGCTGGGGCCGGTCCTCGGCGGTACCCATCGAAACCTTCGGCGTGGTGTCGCGCTGGAGCGAGAAGGACGAGATGCTGGAGGTCTGGGCCTCGATCCAGATGCCGCAATACCAGGAACAGATCGCCGATGCCCTGCGCCTGCCGCTGAACGCCGTGCGCGTACACAATTACATCGATGTGGGCGGCAGCTACGGGGTCAAGCGCGGCATCAAGCAGACCGTCCTGACCGGCTATGCGGCGCGCAAGCTGGGCGTTCCGGTACGGCTGATCGAGGACCGCATCGACAACATGACCGGTGGCGACGCGCACGGCCCGGACCGGCTGTTCGACATCACGATGGCCTTTGACGGCGACGGGCTCGTCCGTTCCATGAAGATGCGGGTCGTCGACGATGTCGGCGCCTATCCCGGCCGCGCCATCCAGCAGCTGGGCAAGCCGATTTCCGCGCTGTGTGGCCCCTACCGGATGAACAGCATCGAATACGACGTCACCTCCGTCACCTCCAACAAGACCAGCCAGGTCGCGGTGCGCGGGTTCGGGCAGGCGCCGACCAATTTCGCCGTCGAAATGGGCATCGACAGGATCGCCCGGGCGCTCGGCATGGACCGACTGGCGGTGCGGCGGCGCAATTTCATCCGGCGGGACGAATTCCCGTGGCGGATTCCCTCCGGCACGAATTACGATTCCGGCGACTACCACGCGGTGCTGGACAAGGTGCTCGCCTTCGCCGGCTGGGATGCGCTGGTCGCGCGCCGCGACGCGATGCGCGCCGAGGGGCGGCTGGCCGGGCTCGGCATCGCCACCTGCCTGGAGCCGGGCGGCGGCAACAATATCTTCGAACACCTGCTGAACGAGAAGATCCGGATCACCACCTTCGTCGAATCGGCGCTGCTGAAGATCGACGGACAGGGGCAGATCACGGTCGGCATTTCGACCCATACCGCCGGGCAGGGCCACCAGACGCTGGCGGCCACGGTGGCGGGCGAGGAACTGGAGCGCGACCCGGACGGCATCCGCGTCGTGCACCTGGATTCGCTGGAGGCCCTGCCGACGCGCGGCCCGGTGGCCAGCCGCATGGCGATCATGCTGGGCACGGCGGTATCGAAGGCGGCGCGGCGGCTGCGCGACCGGATGATCCGCATCGCGGCGCATGACCTGAGCGTTGCCGACGCCGATATCGAATACGCCGATGGCGAATTCGCCGTGCGCGGCGCCCCCGCCCGCAGGCTGTCCTGGAACGAGGTCGTGTTCATCGCGCACCGGCAACTGCACCGCATGCCGCCGGACCTGGAACCCGGGTTGCAGACCATCGAGGTCCATGCGGTGCCCGGCGGCGGGCAGTTGCCGAACGACAGGGGCGAGGTGCAGATCTATCCCTGCTTTTCCTTTCAGGCGCATATCCCGCTGGTCGAGATCGACCGCGTGACCGGGCGGGTGGAGATCCTCGACTACGCCGTCGCCCATGACTGCGGCACGGTGATCAACCCGCATATCGTGCGCGGCATGATGATGGGCGGCATCGCCCATGGCATCGGCGCGGCGCTGTACGAGAAATTCGACTATACCGACGATGGCCAGCTGCTGTCCGGCACCTTCCTCGATTATTTGCTGCCCTCCGCCCATGAAATCCCGGACATCCGCGACACGGATCACTGCACCCCCTCGCCGCTGACCTCGCACGGGCAGAAGGGCTCGGGCGAGGGCGGCTACCTGGGCGCGCCCGCCGCCATGAACAGCGCCGTCAACGACGCGCTGGCGCCGCTCGGCATATCGCTGCACGAACTGCCGATGCGGCTTTCCGCCGTCGAGGAAGCGCTGCATCAGCACCCCGCCGCCCCGTCGCCCGGCAAACCGGAGGACGAAACGTGATCGTCGATATCCACGCCCATTACATCCCGCAGAAGATGCTCGAGGCGCTGGCCGGCGGCCGGGTGTCCTTCCCGAATGTCGATGTCATGCATGACGGCGACACCTTCAAGCTGGCCTTCGCCGGCGGCACGCCGACCCGGCCGGTGATGGGCCGGCTGCGCGACGCCGACTCGCGCCGCAAATGGATGGCCGGGAACGCCATCGATATCCAGGTCACCGGCGGCTGGCTGGACGGTTTCGGCTATGAACTGCCGCCGTCGGAGGGCGCCGCCTGGAGCCGCTATCTCAGCGAATCCCTGCTGGAGGCCACCGCCGACGCCCCCTTCCTGGCGCCGCTGGCCAGCGTCCCGCTGCAGGATGGCGACCTGGCGGCGCAGGTGCTGCGCGAGGTGCTTGCCGCCGGGCACAGGGGCATCATGATCGGGACCCAGCCGCATGGCGGTTCCGGCAACCTGGACGACCCGGACCTCGACCCCTTCTGGGAGGCCGCCTCGGAACTCGGCGCGATCCTGTATATCCACCCGATGTTCGGCTGCGGCGACCCGCGGCTGCTGGATTACGGGCTGATCAACGCCGCCGGGCGCGGGCTGGACACCACGACGGCGGTGGCGCGATTGCTCTATGCCGGGCATTTCCTGAAATACCCCGGCATGAAGGTGGTGCTGTCGCATGGCGGCGGCGCGCTCGCCTTCATGCTCGGCCGGTTGCAGCACAACGCGGCGATCCACCCCGGCCAGTTCGCCGACCCGACCGAAGGCTTCCGGCACCTGTATTTCGACACCGTGCTGTCCGATCCGGCGGCGCTCAAATTCCTCGCCGGCAAGGTCGGGACAGACCGCCTGATGATGGGCTCCGACTACCCCTTCCCCATCGGCGACATGGCGCCCTGCAACATCGTGCGCGACGCCGGCTTCAGCGAGATCGACACCAGCGCGATCCTCGGCGGCAACGCGGCGAAACTGTTCCGGCTCGACAGCGGGCACAGCCACGGCTGAGGCGGCGCGCGACCGGAATATTTGCCGGATGATTGGCTTTTGTTTGCATTTGTTGGCTTTTGTCGGCATCCCCCCATTCCAGTGCGTCGAAACCCCCGCCTCACCCCGACCCTCGCCACCCCCAGGGGTAGAGAGGGAGAAAATGGCGGCTTCGCCACTTTTTTAGGAACCCTCTCCTCTGGAGGCTGAATCCTCCCAAAAGAGGATTCAGGGCAAGGTGAAGAGGCAGCGGCGCCATCCCCGCAAAAAAACGTTGCCCCGCTTAACATCGATTAACATCGCTTAACATCCCATGACATCGGAACGCCGGGCCCTGCCCTTTTCGCCAGCCGCGCCGCCCGGACAGGCGCCGTCGCCCGGCGGAATCACGCCCGGCGGCCCGACGCGGCGGCGGACACCTTCGCGCCCGCTCTGAAAATACAAAAAGGAATATTAGCATATTTCAAGAAAAATAGCAACCGCCGGGCAACACCGCTATTCCGGCTTGTCGCCATCACCGTCCGGCGCAAACAATGCGAAGACCTCGGCCCCGGTCATTTTCGTGGTCGCATTGGCGAAGGCGTAAAAATCCGGCTGCTCATCGACGAAGATTTCGCTGTCCAGCACGAACCCGCCCTGGTCGTCCAGCGCCCCGACGCTGACGATATATTCGCCGCTGTCGATAATGCGATAGAACAGGCTGGTGCCGCAGACCCGGCAGAACCCGCGCTCGGCCCATTCGGAGGATCTGTAGCGCGCGACATACCGCTCCCCGTCGAACGCCACGGCCCCCTTGCAATGCAGCGCGAAGAACGGCCCGCTCGACCAGCGCCGGCACATCGCGCAATGGCACACGCCGATGCTCTCCGGCGCGTCCTCCACCGTGAAATGAACGGCCCCGCAGAGGCAGCGGCCGGTTTTTTTGTGGCTTGTGGTCATGGCGTTCGCTCCATCTCGCAAGGCGGCGCGGGACAGCCGCATTCGCCGCGTATTGTGATGGCGAACGTAACATGAATGGGGTGATGGGTACCAAGCGGCTATCGAAGGCATCGCAAAAAACAAGACTGGACCGCGAAGACTAATCGCGCAAATTGACGGAACGCCTACTAGGAGGCTTCCTCCCGTCCCATATCCTCTCTTTGCGCACCGCAAGAGGCTTCATATACGAGCAAGTATTCGCCAACTGGAAGCATCTTGTCTTGTTCATCGGAATACACATGAATGTTGAAATCAAATGTGGTTCCAGTTTTCGCCCTTACCCGAACCTCTGGGGCCTCGTCGGGGCTTTCTTCCAGCCTTGCCGTCACACCTGGTGGACTGGACAAATTTGGCTCAAGTCGACCCGTGCCTGTGAAATTTCTAACAGGCCGCGCAATAGTTATTCTGAGCCTTCCACTGTTTGAACTCTTGCCAGCAGTATCCACTTCCTGACTGACGCTGACCGCAGGCTCCCTAGCCAAAGAATACTCTCGGATTTCTTCCAATACTGATTCATCAGATATACCTCCAGTTCTCTCTTGGTGCAGTTTGAGAAACTGATCAGTGTGGTAAATCAGGATTTTCTGCTCTGTCTTCTCAAAAGCCTCCTGCAGGAGTTCAAGGCGCGGATTGAGCCTTTTTCCGCTCTTCTTTTCCCACCAGTCTTCCTTAGATTCCGAAGTAACAAGTATCACGGAATTTTGTTTCTCCTTGCCGTGTGAGAGTATTTGCTTCCACATTAAGTAGTCGCCAGCAAAGCCTAATCCGGCCTTGCTATCATCCATATAGCCAGGAGGGATATTTTCTGCCTTCCTTCGTTGAGCCTCTTTCAGATCATCTGCAATATCATCAGGTTCATTTCCAATGCAGCCATCTAACAGGCTGCGGAAAAACCCTTCCCAGCGTCGCGCGGTCGTGATTCAATTCTC from Alphaproteobacteria bacterium encodes the following:
- a CDS encoding PIN-like domain-containing protein, whose protein sequence is MTTARRWEGFFRSLLDGCIGNEPDDIADDLKEAQRRKAENIPPGYMDDSKAGLGFAGDYLMWKQILSHGKEKQNSVILVTSESKEDWWEKKSGKRLNPRLELLQEAFEKTEQKILIYHTDQFLKLHQERTGGISDESVLEEIREYSLAREPAVSVSQEVDTAGKSSNSGRLRITIARPVRNFTGTGRLEPNLSSPPGVTARLEESPDEAPEVRVRAKTGTTFDFNIHVYSDEQDKMLPVGEYLLVYEASCGAQREDMGREEAS
- a CDS encoding xanthine dehydrogenase family protein subunit M: MKPAAFDYFRPATLAEACALLAGAGDDADRRVLAGGQSLVPMMAMRLARPTHLVDISRIAELQGIRDRGDHVEIGAGTRQRAVEKDPVTARKLPLLAAALPHVGHHQTRNRGTIGGSIALGDASAEIPLVALVLNATFVIHGRNGRREAPAKGFFEGPMMTALAPDEILAAIRFPVWSGVTGCGFHEIAPRRGDYALVSAAAQIALDADGICTRAAVGVGGCAPTPLRLPAVEDALVGKRLTDAPIAEAVASVPGLIDPESSTHASDAYRRRAAPHLVQRALRDALAAAAA
- a CDS encoding xanthine dehydrogenase family protein molybdopterin-binding subunit; protein product: MADDSPTANYRYISRPRRTREDRRFVTGRGAFVQDVRHPDTKHVALVSSPYPRARILSIDTGAALAMDGVLDVITGAELAAHTDRLYHGVDLPGVRWHPLALDMTRYAGEWVAAVVADSRYIAEDAAELVAVEYEPLDAAIGIERVMQPDAPLVHPDHGSNILLKKTFTWGPVADDFGAAEHTISYRARWGRSSAVPIETFGVVSRWSEKDEMLEVWASIQMPQYQEQIADALRLPLNAVRVHNYIDVGGSYGVKRGIKQTVLTGYAARKLGVPVRLIEDRIDNMTGGDAHGPDRLFDITMAFDGDGLVRSMKMRVVDDVGAYPGRAIQQLGKPISALCGPYRMNSIEYDVTSVTSNKTSQVAVRGFGQAPTNFAVEMGIDRIARALGMDRLAVRRRNFIRRDEFPWRIPSGTNYDSGDYHAVLDKVLAFAGWDALVARRDAMRAEGRLAGLGIATCLEPGGGNNIFEHLLNEKIRITTFVESALLKIDGQGQITVGISTHTAGQGHQTLAATVAGEELERDPDGIRVVHLDSLEALPTRGPVASRMAIMLGTAVSKAARRLRDRMIRIAAHDLSVADADIEYADGEFAVRGAPARRLSWNEVVFIAHRQLHRMPPDLEPGLQTIEVHAVPGGGQLPNDRGEVQIYPCFSFQAHIPLVEIDRVTGRVEILDYAVAHDCGTVINPHIVRGMMMGGIAHGIGAALYEKFDYTDDGQLLSGTFLDYLLPSAHEIPDIRDTDHCTPSPLTSHGQKGSGEGGYLGAPAAMNSAVNDALAPLGISLHELPMRLSAVEEALHQHPAAPSPGKPEDET
- a CDS encoding GFA family protein gives rise to the protein MTTSHKKTGRCLCGAVHFTVEDAPESIGVCHCAMCRRWSSGPFFALHCKGAVAFDGERYVARYRSSEWAERGFCRVCGTSLFYRIIDSGEYIVSVGALDDQGGFVLDSEIFVDEQPDFYAFANATTKMTGAEVFALFAPDGDGDKPE
- a CDS encoding amidohydrolase family protein; its protein translation is MIVDIHAHYIPQKMLEALAGGRVSFPNVDVMHDGDTFKLAFAGGTPTRPVMGRLRDADSRRKWMAGNAIDIQVTGGWLDGFGYELPPSEGAAWSRYLSESLLEATADAPFLAPLASVPLQDGDLAAQVLREVLAAGHRGIMIGTQPHGGSGNLDDPDLDPFWEAASELGAILYIHPMFGCGDPRLLDYGLINAAGRGLDTTTAVARLLYAGHFLKYPGMKVVLSHGGGALAFMLGRLQHNAAIHPGQFADPTEGFRHLYFDTVLSDPAALKFLAGKVGTDRLMMGSDYPFPIGDMAPCNIVRDAGFSEIDTSAILGGNAAKLFRLDSGHSHG
- a CDS encoding (2Fe-2S)-binding protein, encoding MTAPIDIEFTVNGRPVRLSLPPRMTLIDCLRDELGLTGSHIGCEHGVCGACSVMLDGVPVRSCLIFAVQVDGSSVTTVEGLVRPDGGLSPLQEAFRDCHAMQCGYCTPGMLIAAQGLLDENPDPSDADIREAISSNLCRCTGYQQIVEAVRLAATRRNAGADNG